In the genome of Streptomyces aquilus, the window GGGCCAGCCCGAACTGGCTGCCCATCAGGTCCCAGTCGCCGACGTACGTGTCCCAGTCGCCCTTGCCGTCGACGGGGCGGTGGTACAGGTCCGGGAGGTCGAAGACGTGGCCGGTCTCGTGGGCCAGGACGAGGCGGTCCGGCGGGTGCTGCTCGAACACCGTGACGACCCGCCGGATGTCCGTGCCGTCGGCCCGCAGCGGGGTGTCGAGGTTGACGACCTTCGTGGCGTCCGAGTCCACCCCGGGCGCGTCCGGATCGGCGACGAAGTAGACGACGTCGTAGCGGGAGAAGTCCACCTGCCCGTCCGCCGCGGCCAGCGCGTCGCGCAGATAGTCGGCGCGATGCGACTCGTTCCAGTCACGCTCTATGACGTACGAAGTCGACGGCCGCGGCATCCGGATCCAGTTCCGCAGCGGATGCGGGCGCAGTGTGAACCTGCCGTAGGAGGCCTGTTCGAAGTAGCGGCTGGTCGCGGGGAAGTGGTCGGCGGCAAGCTGGTCGGGGGTGGTGCGCGGGGTCGCGTCCGGGAAGGACAGGAACACCATCACCGCGTCCAGCGTGCGGGTGGGCCGCGGATAGGCGGTGTTCCAGGTGTCGACGCCCTCGGAGTGGTGCGCCTCGGTGCGGGTGAGCGCGCAGGCGGCCGCGGAGAACGGCTCGGCGGCCGACGGGCCGGTGATGAGGGAGGTGGCGGCGAGCGCCGACATCGTGGTGAACACGGCCGCGGTGCTGCGCAGTCGGGGGCGCGGGAAGGGGCGCGGCACGGGGACCTCCGGATGCGGTTCACGGGACACCGCACCCAGCCTGTGTGAGATTGTCGTACTACGCCCTGTTTGTCTGCACCAGAAGAGTGAGTCAGCCGAAGAACCGTCAGAATCGACACCCCGAATCGCTCACGGAACGTCACACCTGGTCGGGCGCCTCAACAAGCCGTCCAGGTGCGGGCAGAAACGATCTGTCAGAAGGGCCCGTTGTTCCGGGACACTGGGCAGTGGCTGGAAGGGGTGGGGGCCAGCCTCTATGATCGGCACACTTTCCTGCACGGACAGAGATCGAGTGCACTGCGGGAGCGAACGGTGAGCGGAACCTCCGAAGGGCCGGCGCCCGCGACAGACCTCGACCGGGCGGCCGTCACAGACAGTGACTACAACACGTCTTCTCGTACCGATTCCCAGGCGTACCGGTCGGCCTTCGTGGCCGCG includes:
- a CDS encoding M6 family metalloprotease domain-containing protein, whose product is MSREPHPEVPVPRPFPRPRLRSTAAVFTTMSALAATSLITGPSAAEPFSAAACALTRTEAHHSEGVDTWNTAYPRPTRTLDAVMVFLSFPDATPRTTPDQLAADHFPATSRYFEQASYGRFTLRPHPLRNWIRMPRPSTSYVIERDWNESHRADYLRDALAAADGQVDFSRYDVVYFVADPDAPGVDSDATKVVNLDTPLRADGTDIRRVVTVFEQHPPDRLVLAHETGHVFDLPDLYHRPVDGKGDWDTYVGDWDLMGSQFGLAPDLFGWHKWKLGWLESRQVACVGKPTRLTLEPLGAGPGAPVVGRSAFGLGRGTKLAVVRTGPETALAFEARGPAGNDAGTCKEGVLVYRVRAGAASGGGPIQVIDAHPHTEACWEASVYPPLADAPVALGESFTVPGDGVRVKVEGRTVSGAWTVKITPG